In the genome of Hyphobacterium sp. CCMP332, one region contains:
- a CDS encoding SDR family oxidoreductase translates to MSNYLIIGASSGIGEGIARKLKEEGHNIFATHNKKPLEIEADASQQWDANSDSELEIIPDQLDGLIYCPGTINLKPFHRIKAEEFQEEMNINYFGAVKAIQQSLKALKNSEQASIVLFSTVAVQNGMPFHASIASAKGAIEGLTRTLAAEFAPKIRVNAIAPSITKTPLAEKLLSNDDKIKASEERHPLKKIGTVEDISNAIEFLIGDKSKWMTGQILHLDGGMSSTRPL, encoded by the coding sequence ATGTCAAATTATTTAATAATAGGTGCGAGTTCTGGGATAGGCGAGGGGATAGCTAGAAAATTAAAAGAAGAGGGACACAATATTTTCGCCACTCATAATAAAAAACCGCTTGAAATTGAGGCAGATGCTTCTCAACAATGGGATGCTAACTCGGATTCTGAATTGGAAATTATTCCCGATCAGTTGGATGGATTGATTTACTGTCCGGGGACTATTAACCTCAAGCCCTTTCACAGAATAAAAGCGGAAGAGTTTCAAGAAGAAATGAACATTAATTATTTCGGTGCGGTAAAGGCCATTCAGCAATCATTAAAAGCATTAAAAAACTCAGAACAGGCTTCAATAGTGCTCTTCTCAACGGTGGCCGTTCAAAACGGTATGCCTTTTCATGCTAGCATCGCTAGTGCAAAAGGTGCAATCGAAGGTCTAACAAGAACTCTCGCTGCAGAATTTGCCCCAAAAATAAGAGTTAATGCCATCGCTCCTTCAATCACCAAAACCCCGCTTGCGGAAAAACTTTTAAGCAATGATGATAAAATAAAAGCAAGTGAAGAAAGACATCCATTAAAGAAAATAGGAACCGTTGAAGATATTAGCAATGCCATTGAATTTCTTATCGGCGACAAATCAAAATGGATGACCGGACAAATTTTACATCTTGACGGTGGAATGTCATCAACCAGACCCCTGTAA
- a CDS encoding efflux RND transporter periplasmic adaptor subunit — translation MDRKIEKKKWPPKKIAIWLGSALLVLFIAYNLIIADGSRKLNIDKERISISEVSFGDYIDYIPIDGTIQPIRTVTLDAIEGGRVEKKYTIGGTSIKEGDTILKLTNHNMMMSFLEQETRASDLINNLQSTRLSLQQNRFRLKRSLNDINYNLARAEDIYMRNKELYEEKVLSEQEFLQSKWDYERLKKQRMIEIESQRIDSINMVAQINQLERTLSQTMRNLEFNRENLSNLLIIAPISGLISSIDQEVGESVDPGQNIGQIDDINSFKVRALIDEHYVSRVFPGLKGYFDFAGARHELEITRVYPEVTNGQFRVDMKFVKDYPEQIRRGQTTQIRLELSDPTKALLIPRGGFFQQTGGNWIFVFDESSNEAVKRKIRTGRQNSRYYEVLDGLIEGEKVIVSSYEGYDNIDKLVIKE, via the coding sequence ATGGATCGAAAGATTGAAAAGAAAAAGTGGCCACCAAAGAAAATCGCAATATGGCTAGGATCAGCATTGCTTGTTTTATTTATTGCGTATAATCTAATTATAGCCGATGGGTCTCGTAAACTCAATATAGATAAAGAAAGAATCAGTATTTCAGAAGTAAGCTTTGGTGACTATATAGATTACATTCCAATCGATGGTACTATACAACCCATACGCACTGTAACTCTCGATGCCATAGAAGGAGGGAGAGTCGAAAAAAAATACACCATAGGAGGAACGAGCATAAAAGAAGGAGATACGATTCTAAAATTGACAAATCACAACATGATGATGTCATTTCTTGAACAGGAAACCCGGGCTTCCGATTTAATTAATAATCTTCAAAGTACCAGGCTTAGTCTTCAGCAAAATCGATTTAGATTAAAAAGGTCTTTAAACGATATCAATTACAATCTTGCCAGGGCTGAAGATATCTACATGAGAAACAAGGAATTGTATGAAGAAAAAGTATTGTCGGAACAGGAGTTTCTTCAATCCAAATGGGATTATGAACGATTAAAAAAGCAAAGAATGATTGAAATTGAATCTCAACGAATCGATTCAATAAATATGGTGGCACAAATAAACCAGTTGGAGAGAACCCTTTCTCAAACGATGCGAAATTTAGAATTCAACAGGGAAAATTTGAGTAATCTTCTGATTATTGCTCCTATTTCAGGATTGATAAGTTCAATTGATCAGGAAGTTGGGGAATCCGTGGATCCCGGTCAGAATATTGGTCAAATTGATGATATCAATTCATTTAAAGTACGCGCTCTTATTGATGAACATTATGTATCAAGGGTATTCCCAGGCTTGAAGGGTTATTTTGATTTTGCAGGAGCAAGGCATGAACTGGAAATTACGCGGGTATATCCCGAAGTAACAAATGGACAGTTCAGAGTCGATATGAAATTTGTAAAAGATTATCCCGAACAAATTAGAAGAGGACAGACCACTCAAATTCGATTAGAATTAAGTGATCCTACCAAGGCGCTTTTAATTCCACGCGGAGGATTCTTTCAACAAACCGGTGGAAATTGGATTTTTGTTTTCGACGAATCATCAAATGAAGCCGTTAAAAGAAAAATACGTACAGGTCGTCAAAATTCACGCTATTATGAAGTTTTAGATGGCTTAATTGAAGGTGAAAAGGTAATTGTATCTTCATATGAGGGATATGATAATATTGATAAATTGGTAATAAAGGAATAA
- a CDS encoding ABC transporter ATP-binding protein produces the protein MIKTVNLTKVYRTEDVETTALDQVNIEIKEGEFVAIMGPSGCGKSTLLNILGLLDNPSAGEFHFADKEVSGFSERQRADMRKSNIGFVFQSFNLIDELTVFENIELPLIYLKVPGQERKQRVTEVMEQMQIRHRENHFPQQLSGGQQQRVAVARAVIAKPKLILADEPTGNLDSTHGQEVMSMLSSLNEAGTTIIMVTHSPSDAEYAHRIIHLFDGQVVTENVKEKALL, from the coding sequence ATGATCAAAACAGTAAATCTAACAAAGGTCTACCGAACCGAAGATGTGGAAACCACGGCTCTGGATCAGGTAAACATAGAAATAAAAGAAGGTGAATTCGTGGCGATTATGGGTCCTTCGGGATGCGGTAAATCGACACTTTTAAATATTTTGGGATTGCTTGATAACCCCAGCGCTGGAGAATTTCATTTTGCAGACAAGGAGGTCTCAGGTTTTTCTGAAAGACAAAGAGCGGATATGCGTAAATCCAATATCGGATTTGTATTTCAAAGTTTTAACCTCATAGACGAATTGACTGTTTTTGAAAACATTGAATTGCCGCTGATATATCTTAAGGTACCCGGACAGGAAAGAAAGCAAAGGGTTACCGAAGTGATGGAACAAATGCAGATACGTCACAGAGAAAACCATTTCCCACAACAACTTTCCGGTGGCCAGCAGCAAAGAGTGGCTGTAGCGAGGGCAGTTATTGCAAAACCAAAATTAATATTGGCTGATGAGCCAACCGGTAATCTCGACTCAACCCACGGGCAGGAAGTGATGTCGATGCTTTCTTCACTTAATGAAGCAGGCACAACTATAATTATGGTGACGCACTCACCTTCAGATGCAGAGTATGCTCATCGTATTATTCATTTATTCGATGGCCAGGTGGTTACCGAAAATGTAAAAGAAAAAGCCCTGCTCTAA
- a CDS encoding DUF4230 domain-containing protein, which produces MGSRFLIRIFPWLLSILLVGGIYWMLENKMEKDLEEAKLTLKQKNIEELIMNLGKLELMHYKFKDVLFYETLEPYIEKKYSISGDEPIAIVQGIAFAGIDFGKVSSEDFQIGTDSVMTLVVPYPSQFSYTLSDDIRIITKSNIEKELIINAIKEMVKSHDAEAIQPLELEIKEDHILMILEPVLENLTNEDVEIRFVKKD; this is translated from the coding sequence ATGGGTAGTCGTTTTCTTATTAGAATTTTTCCCTGGCTTCTCTCTATTTTATTAGTAGGAGGAATCTACTGGATGCTTGAAAATAAAATGGAAAAAGACCTTGAAGAAGCTAAACTTACTTTAAAACAAAAAAATATAGAAGAGCTCATTATGAATTTGGGGAAACTCGAACTAATGCATTATAAATTTAAGGATGTGCTTTTTTATGAAACCTTGGAGCCCTATATCGAAAAGAAATATTCCATTTCCGGCGATGAACCAATAGCAATTGTACAAGGGATTGCATTTGCGGGAATAGATTTTGGCAAAGTAAGTTCAGAAGATTTTCAGATTGGAACAGACTCGGTAATGACGCTGGTGGTCCCTTATCCAAGTCAGTTTAGCTATACTTTGTCCGATGATATTCGAATTATAACAAAAAGCAATATCGAGAAAGAATTAATTATAAATGCAATAAAGGAAATGGTTAAATCCCATGATGCCGAGGCCATTCAACCTCTGGAATTAGAGATTAAAGAAGATCACATTTTGATGATTCTTGAACCTGTTCTTGAAAACCTAACCAATGAAGATGTAGAAATACGATTTGTTAAGAAAGACTAA
- a CDS encoding cytochrome b5, protein MADQSNLPVYTVSQLALRNGQDRDEVWIAYKGNIYDVSRSKLWRKGMHYEHWAGQDLTHELPDAPHNANVFDKFEVIGILKDTSPNT, encoded by the coding sequence TTGGCTGATCAATCAAATCTACCTGTATATACTGTATCACAACTTGCATTGAGAAATGGACAAGACAGAGATGAAGTCTGGATTGCCTACAAGGGAAATATATATGATGTGAGTCGCTCCAAGCTCTGGAGAAAGGGTATGCACTATGAACATTGGGCCGGTCAGGATTTAACGCATGAATTACCGGATGCACCTCACAATGCTAATGTATTTGACAAATTCGAAGTAATTGGAATATTAAAGGATACTAGTCCGAATACTTAG
- the pyrF gene encoding orotidine-5'-phosphate decarboxylase — MTYQQLKDEILRKGSFLSVGLDPDLNKIPPHLLDTSDPIFEFNKAIIQATKDYCVAYKPNIAFYESLGSKGWESLEKTLEIIPDNIFKIADAKRGDIGNTSKLYAKAFFEQMNFDAITLAPYMGEDSIRPFMEYDNKWVIILGLTSNKGSEDFQMIKAHDQRYYFEHVIEECSKWGTNQNTMFVTGATKAEYMQKVRALIPNHFLLVPGVGAQGGSLDEVVKFGMNDDVGLLVNSSRGIIYASNGADFAQMAKRESKHLQEEMADYLE; from the coding sequence ATGACCTATCAGCAGTTAAAAGATGAAATTTTAAGGAAAGGCAGTTTTTTAAGTGTCGGCCTTGATCCGGACCTCAATAAAATTCCTCCGCATCTTTTAGATACATCCGACCCAATATTTGAGTTTAACAAAGCCATTATTCAAGCTACAAAGGATTATTGCGTTGCTTATAAGCCAAATATCGCATTTTATGAGTCTCTGGGTTCTAAAGGCTGGGAAAGCCTTGAAAAAACCCTTGAGATTATACCCGATAATATTTTTAAAATAGCGGATGCCAAACGCGGTGACATTGGCAATACGAGTAAATTATATGCCAAGGCATTTTTTGAACAAATGAATTTTGACGCCATTACCCTTGCCCCATATATGGGTGAAGATTCGATCAGGCCATTTATGGAATACGACAATAAGTGGGTCATCATTTTAGGATTGACTTCAAACAAAGGCAGTGAAGATTTTCAAATGATTAAAGCCCATGACCAAAGGTATTATTTTGAACATGTAATAGAAGAATGTTCAAAATGGGGTACAAATCAAAATACGATGTTCGTTACAGGCGCAACCAAAGCAGAATACATGCAAAAAGTAAGGGCACTTATCCCAAATCATTTTTTATTGGTTCCCGGAGTGGGGGCACAAGGTGGAAGTCTTGATGAAGTCGTAAAATTCGGGATGAATGACGATGTAGGATTACTTGTAAATTCATCAAGAGGAATAATATATGCTTCAAACGGAGCAGATTTTGCTCAAATGGCTAAAAGGGAGAGTAAACATCTTCAAGAAGAGATGGCCGATTATCTGGAATAA
- a CDS encoding RecX family transcriptional regulator, producing MAKRYNPGDLSEEQVFEKLLRYCDYQERCRFDIYKKCYLLGVTDKEAQKNYIHKLKESGYLNEKRFVKAFVNGKFQIKKWGIKRIERELKIRKISEDLFKGLLDDLHDESYKRRFDEIANRKWESLKAKTIFEKKAKLFRFLYGRGYESKMISEFLKKY from the coding sequence ATGGCAAAAAGGTATAATCCCGGAGACTTAAGCGAAGAGCAGGTATTCGAAAAACTTCTCAGATATTGCGATTACCAGGAACGCTGTCGATTTGATATATACAAAAAATGCTATTTACTGGGTGTGACAGATAAAGAAGCACAGAAAAATTATATCCATAAACTTAAAGAAAGTGGCTATTTAAACGAAAAGCGATTCGTAAAAGCTTTCGTCAATGGAAAATTTCAAATTAAGAAATGGGGAATCAAAAGGATTGAAAGAGAGCTGAAAATCAGAAAAATTAGCGAAGATCTCTTTAAAGGATTGCTGGACGATTTACATGATGAAAGCTACAAAAGGCGCTTTGATGAAATAGCGAATCGCAAATGGGAAAGTTTAAAAGCAAAAACGATTTTTGAAAAGAAAGCTAAGCTCTTTAGATTTTTGTACGGCAGAGGTTATGAGAGTAAAATGATCAGCGAATTTTTAAAAAAGTATTAG
- a CDS encoding pyridoxal-phosphate dependent enzyme, whose translation MELFDSSANIPIQRIQFPEIKDGPSFFIKRLDLIHPIYGGNKIFKLKYHIAKVQNEKIQAILSFGGPFSNHLYALAGLCQKLGIPCYGIVRGFEPYKENPNLQFCIKAGMQIFFLSPQYFNSALERNKIIEEIQKEIGPIHIIPEGGTDEMGILGASEMLSDNELNFDYYCIGVGSGGSISGLIRKTNGKGRVLGFSALKNGQYLEESINSYTKNYPKSWKLFHDYHFGGFAKQNKTLKDFERTFEANNDLEIDPVYQSKMLFGLEDLTKKHYFSIKDKVLIIHTGGLQAKNGFEYMAKK comes from the coding sequence ATGGAATTGTTCGACAGCAGCGCAAATATCCCAATTCAAAGAATACAATTCCCGGAAATAAAGGATGGTCCCTCCTTTTTTATCAAAAGACTTGATTTAATTCATCCCATTTATGGTGGAAATAAAATATTCAAACTGAAATATCATATTGCCAAGGTTCAAAATGAAAAAATTCAGGCGATTCTAAGTTTTGGAGGTCCGTTTTCAAATCATTTATATGCTCTTGCCGGACTATGTCAAAAATTAGGGATCCCATGTTATGGTATTGTACGAGGTTTTGAACCATACAAAGAAAATCCAAATCTTCAATTTTGTATAAAGGCAGGTATGCAAATATTTTTTCTTTCTCCACAATATTTTAATTCTGCTTTGGAGCGAAATAAAATAATTGAAGAAATCCAAAAGGAAATAGGCCCCATTCATATAATTCCTGAAGGTGGTACGGATGAAATGGGAATACTTGGCGCTTCCGAAATGCTATCGGATAATGAACTCAATTTTGATTATTACTGTATCGGAGTGGGCAGTGGTGGGAGCATATCTGGTTTAATAAGAAAAACCAATGGAAAAGGCCGGGTTTTAGGTTTTTCAGCTTTAAAAAACGGGCAATACCTCGAAGAATCAATAAATTCCTATACTAAGAATTATCCAAAAAGCTGGAAGTTGTTTCATGACTATCATTTTGGCGGCTTCGCGAAGCAAAATAAGACCTTAAAAGACTTTGAGAGGACATTTGAAGCGAATAATGACCTTGAAATCGATCCTGTTTATCAGTCAAAAATGCTTTTTGGATTAGAGGATTTAACAAAAAAACACTATTTTTCCATTAAGGATAAAGTACTAATTATCCATACAGGTGGCTTACAGGCAAAAAATGGCTTTGAATACATGGCCAAAAAGTAA
- a CDS encoding flavin reductase: MNINHVDIECMDKHFRTQFVNSLSGFKSLFLIGTIDKQGNSNLAIFNSVIHIGANPPLLGLISRPNSVERHSFENIKEIKLFTLNSVDKSFYRKAHQTAARYDKSTSEFETAGLNMQFLGDCQVPFVKESSLKIEMIFRESYDIKSNGTHLIIAEIQNVFLPKSCIEVDGYINLENMGILSGSGLDAYHETKLIERLPYAKPKL, encoded by the coding sequence ATGAATATTAATCACGTTGATATTGAATGCATGGACAAACACTTCAGAACGCAGTTTGTCAACTCTCTAAGCGGCTTTAAGTCGCTTTTTTTAATCGGAACAATAGATAAACAGGGCAATTCAAATTTGGCCATTTTTAATTCTGTGATTCATATAGGAGCCAATCCTCCTTTGCTCGGCTTGATTTCAAGGCCGAATTCAGTGGAAAGACACAGCTTTGAAAATATAAAAGAGATAAAATTATTTACTCTCAACTCGGTGGATAAATCCTTTTACCGCAAAGCCCATCAGACGGCTGCCCGTTATGATAAATCGACGTCAGAATTTGAGACAGCAGGACTTAATATGCAATTTCTGGGAGATTGTCAGGTTCCTTTTGTAAAAGAATCCTCCTTGAAAATTGAAATGATATTCAGAGAATCATACGATATTAAAAGTAATGGTACTCACCTAATAATAGCCGAAATTCAAAATGTCTTTTTGCCGAAATCATGCATTGAAGTAGATGGTTATATTAATCTTGAGAACATGGGTATTTTGAGTGGTTCGGGGCTCGATGCCTATCACGAAACTAAATTGATCGAAAGACTGCCCTATGCCAAGCCAAAATTGTGA
- a CDS encoding N-acetyltransferase, with translation MEINNVIDEVYSRFEISDDGEVLGELSYDIPFDDRLVIKHTSVSPEYSGRGLGKKLIKEVVNYAKEKNLAVVPVCSYAAKMKTEHPELYE, from the coding sequence ATGGAAATAAATAATGTAATAGATGAAGTTTACTCGCGATTTGAAATTTCTGATGATGGCGAGGTATTGGGGGAATTATCCTATGATATTCCATTTGATGACAGATTGGTCATAAAACACACCTCTGTCTCTCCGGAATACAGTGGCCGGGGCTTGGGTAAAAAACTCATAAAGGAAGTGGTTAATTATGCCAAAGAAAAAAATCTGGCAGTGGTTCCGGTCTGTTCATATGCTGCAAAAATGAAAACAGAACACCCTGAGCTTTACGAATAG
- a CDS encoding DUF983 domain-containing protein, whose product MHKNCPHCNLQYEKETGFFYGGMYISYGISTGLFLVVGFSVFFLLNDPPAWVYICIICAAVLLIFPYNFKYSRVIFLYLFGDEGYDPKYSD is encoded by the coding sequence ATGCACAAAAACTGTCCTCATTGCAATTTGCAATACGAAAAGGAAACAGGTTTTTTTTATGGTGGTATGTATATAAGCTATGGGATTTCAACCGGACTTTTTCTTGTGGTAGGTTTTAGCGTTTTCTTTTTACTAAATGACCCTCCTGCCTGGGTTTATATCTGCATTATTTGTGCTGCAGTTTTATTAATCTTTCCATATAACTTCAAATACAGCCGTGTGATATTTCTCTACCTTTTTGGGGATGAAGGCTATGACCCTAAGTATTCGGACTAG
- a CDS encoding peptidase M61 has translation MPKYIYAFLLIVLSFNLTSGADNKNEAYQYKVDLVNVKNDMVKVELIVPVHNYGDSIEFQFPKIVPGTYSIYDFGRFINDFAAFDEKGLALPVRRLSPNRWQISDAQGLHSIKYWVEDSYDTEKDTVIFEPAGTNFEEGENYLLNTFGIFGYLEGLKRRAFDLEIVKPEGFYGATPLQQLMTSKKSDRFLSVDYYELIDSPIMYTIPDTASIYLGKTKVVVSVYSPNNILSAEEVMQQISQILNAQAQYLGGDLPVNKYVILIYLFDKIPLSKGSGALEHSYSTVLSMREQSANNIAQGIIDVTAHEFFHVITPLTIHSEEIHNFDFQNPQMSEHLWLYEGLTEYAAGHVQLKEGLISFEEYLSLIRSKIRVSKRSFNDTLSFTRMSEGCLDEYQKEYPNVYFKGALIGLCLDIKLRAYSEGEYGTQNMMKDLSNIYGKDEAFKDEELFDRIEMVTYPQIEDFFQNHVDGNKPLPLKEILEMIGINYYDSLQSTEITFGDVGLGYNAEKDRILVRSTDNLNDFGKEMGFEEGDEIIRINGILINGSNFNKVITQLKKGLKAGDELKFSVVRYNKKGKEKEYDLIGSAVEIKKTNYHVLEPMENPSPAQLALRKAWGGI, from the coding sequence ATGCCGAAATACATATATGCTTTTCTTCTTATTGTCTTAAGTTTTAATCTGACTTCCGGCGCGGATAACAAAAACGAAGCTTATCAATACAAAGTTGATCTTGTCAATGTGAAAAACGATATGGTCAAAGTGGAATTGATTGTTCCGGTTCATAATTATGGCGACAGCATTGAATTTCAATTTCCAAAAATTGTCCCGGGAACTTACAGTATTTATGATTTTGGGAGGTTTATCAATGATTTTGCTGCTTTTGATGAAAAAGGGCTGGCCCTGCCGGTCAGGCGATTAAGTCCAAATCGCTGGCAAATAAGTGATGCACAAGGTTTGCACAGTATTAAATATTGGGTTGAAGACAGTTACGATACTGAAAAGGATACCGTAATTTTTGAGCCGGCGGGAACCAATTTCGAAGAAGGTGAAAACTACCTCTTAAATACCTTTGGAATTTTTGGATACCTGGAGGGTTTAAAACGACGTGCCTTTGATTTGGAAATTGTCAAACCTGAAGGGTTTTATGGTGCAACACCATTGCAACAACTAATGACGTCAAAAAAGTCCGATCGTTTTCTATCCGTTGATTATTATGAATTGATTGATTCTCCCATCATGTATACCATCCCGGATACCGCTTCAATATACCTGGGAAAAACGAAAGTGGTGGTATCGGTGTATTCCCCCAACAATATTCTTAGCGCAGAAGAAGTAATGCAGCAAATCTCTCAAATATTGAACGCTCAGGCTCAGTATTTGGGTGGAGATTTGCCGGTCAACAAATACGTAATTCTAATTTATCTTTTTGACAAAATACCCCTTTCAAAAGGTTCCGGAGCATTGGAACATTCCTATTCAACAGTACTTTCCATGCGGGAGCAAAGTGCTAATAACATAGCTCAGGGTATTATAGATGTCACTGCCCATGAATTTTTTCATGTGATCACTCCCCTTACGATACACTCTGAAGAAATCCACAATTTTGATTTCCAAAATCCTCAAATGTCCGAGCATTTGTGGTTGTATGAGGGTTTAACCGAATATGCAGCAGGCCATGTACAATTGAAAGAAGGACTTATAAGTTTTGAAGAATATTTGAGTTTGATAAGATCTAAAATAAGAGTTTCAAAAAGATCCTTTAATGATACATTATCTTTTACAAGGATGAGTGAAGGTTGCCTTGACGAATATCAAAAAGAATATCCCAATGTATATTTCAAAGGAGCATTAATAGGTTTATGTCTCGATATTAAGCTTCGTGCCTATTCTGAAGGGGAATATGGAACCCAAAATATGATGAAGGATCTCAGCAACATTTATGGAAAGGATGAGGCCTTTAAAGACGAAGAGTTATTTGACCGTATTGAAATGGTCACCTACCCACAGATCGAAGATTTTTTTCAAAATCATGTAGATGGAAACAAGCCCCTACCTCTGAAAGAGATTCTTGAAATGATCGGTATAAATTATTATGACAGCTTGCAAAGTACTGAAATAACTTTTGGAGATGTGGGTCTGGGCTACAATGCTGAAAAAGACAGAATCCTTGTCAGATCGACCGACAATTTAAATGATTTTGGCAAAGAAATGGGTTTTGAAGAAGGCGATGAAATTATTCGAATCAATGGCATTCTAATCAATGGTAGCAATTTCAATAAAGTGATTACTCAACTTAAAAAAGGGCTGAAAGCAGGCGATGAGTTGAAATTTTCGGTTGTTCGTTACAATAAAAAAGGAAAAGAAAAGGAATACGATTTAATTGGAAGCGCAGTAGAAATTAAAAAAACCAATTATCATGTTCTGGAACCCATGGAGAATCCAAGTCCAGCGCAATTGGCATTGAGAAAAGCCTGGGGAGGTATTTAA
- a CDS encoding RluA family pseudouridine synthase — MNSDPENNKSEDEEELVYEKYRVIADGNQSLLRIDKFLMDRLNNVTRTRLQNGIKAGLVLVNGNSVKPNYKIKPGDEVVVTLPEPPKNIDIIPQDIPIEIIYEDEDLLVVNKIAGMVVHPAIGNWDGTLINALMFHLGSLPKASDNAPRPGLVHRIDKNTSGLLLIAKNEFAQSHLAKQFFDKKTERTYYALVWGDPGEAKGTISGYIGRSQKDRKIRCLFDEEEKGKWSVTHYEIIERFRYVTLVKCNLETGRTHQIRVHFQAIGHPLFGDFEYGGDKILKGTRFSKYKQFIENCFKLMPAQALHAKTLGFVHPGTKKFLQLDSELPANFLELLEKWRNYTKYSNDEKNID, encoded by the coding sequence ATGAATTCTGATCCTGAGAATAACAAATCTGAAGACGAAGAAGAGCTGGTATACGAAAAATATCGGGTGATTGCCGATGGAAACCAATCCCTGCTTCGAATCGATAAATTTCTTATGGATCGACTTAATAATGTAACCAGAACAAGATTACAAAATGGGATAAAGGCAGGCCTGGTATTGGTTAATGGCAATTCGGTTAAACCCAATTATAAAATTAAGCCTGGGGATGAAGTCGTTGTTACCTTACCGGAACCCCCAAAAAATATTGATATCATTCCACAGGATATTCCTATTGAAATTATCTATGAGGACGAGGATCTTTTAGTTGTTAATAAAATTGCCGGAATGGTTGTTCATCCTGCTATAGGCAACTGGGATGGTACATTGATCAATGCTTTAATGTTTCATCTTGGTTCTTTACCAAAAGCCAGTGATAATGCCCCAAGACCGGGTCTGGTACACAGAATCGATAAAAACACATCAGGACTTTTACTTATAGCGAAAAATGAATTTGCACAATCTCATTTGGCAAAACAATTTTTTGATAAAAAAACAGAAAGAACCTATTACGCATTAGTATGGGGAGATCCCGGAGAAGCAAAAGGAACCATTAGTGGATATATTGGAAGAAGTCAGAAAGATCGAAAAATTCGCTGCTTGTTCGATGAAGAAGAGAAAGGAAAGTGGTCAGTTACCCATTATGAAATAATTGAACGTTTCAGATATGTCACATTGGTGAAATGCAATTTGGAGACGGGAAGGACTCATCAGATAAGAGTGCATTTCCAGGCCATTGGGCATCCACTGTTTGGTGATTTCGAATATGGCGGAGATAAAATCCTCAAGGGCACGAGATTTTCTAAATACAAGCAATTCATTGAAAATTGTTTCAAACTAATGCCCGCACAAGCTTTACATGCAAAGACCTTGGGTTTTGTGCATCCAGGGACTAAGAAATTCCTGCAATTGGATTCTGAATTGCCTGCAAACTTTCTGGAATTGCTTGAAAAATGGAGAAACTATACCAAATATTCAAACGATGAAAAAAATATTGATTAA